The Morococcus cerebrosus sequence TCAGCGTAAACGCCGTACACGGCTCTGACAGTCTGGAAAACGCAGCAATCGAGATTGCCTACTTCTTCAGCCAAAGCGATATCTGCCCACGTTAACGATAAATGCCGTTCGAGCGTCCGACCGGTTCGGGCGTTTGGACGGTTTTGTCGATATTGTTTGTCTAAATCTGTTTTCAGACGACCTTTCTAAAACAAAGGTCGTCTGAAAATATGATAGAAGAAGCTTGAGAATAAAAGCTGTTTTCTCAAAAAAGATTGGGGAAATTTTCCAGACTGTTGCGAAGCTCCCTTCTCCATCAGATTCACAAGACTTATAACCAACGGCAGCCTTTATTCAAAAGCTTTACCAAGAAATAAACCACATGAAAACCAATCTGCTGAATTACGATTTAAACGGACTGACCCATCATTTTGCCGAGATGGGCGAAAAACCGTTCCGCGCCAAACAAGTCATGCGCTGGATCCACCAAGCCGGTGCGCAAAGTTTCGATGAAATGACCGATTTGGCAAAATCCCTGCGCCTGAAACTCAACGAACAGGCAAGCGTGGATGTGCCTAAACTGATGATGGCGCAAGAATCCACCGACGGTACGCGCAAATGGCTGTTGGATGTAGGAACGGGCAACGGCGTGGAAACGGTGTTTATTCCCGAAGCAGAACGCGGTACGTTGTGTATTTCCTCTCAAGTCGGCTGCGCATTGGAATGCACCTTCTGTTCTACCGGCCGCCAAGGTTTCAACCGTAATCTGACTGCTGCCGAAATCATTGGGCAACTGTGGTGGGCAAATAAAGCAATGGGCGTTACGCCGAAAAACGAACGCGTGATTTCCAATGTAGTCATGATGGGCATGGGCGAGCCAATGGCGAACTTTGATAATGTCGTTACTGCGCTGAGCATCATGCTGGACGATCATGGCTACGGCCTCAGCCGCCGCCGCGTTACCGTTTCTACATCGGGTATGGTGCCGCAAATGGACAGGCTGCGCGATGCGATGCCGGTTGCGCTAGCAGTATCCCTTCATGCTTCCAACGACGAAGTACGCGATCAAATCGTTCCGCTGAATAAAAAATATCCGTTGAAAGAGTTGATGGCGGCATGCCAACGCTATTTGGTCAAAGCACCAAGAGATTTCATTACTTTTGAATATGTTATGTTGGACGGAATTAATGACAAAGCGCAACATGCGCGCGAACTGATTGAGCTGGTAAAAGACGTACCGTGCAAATTCAATCTGATTCCGTTCAATCCTTTCCCCAATTCCGGCTACGAACGATCTACCAATGAAAATATCCGCGTTTTCCGCGATATTTTGCAGCAGGCAGGATTTGTGGTAACCGTCCGCAAAACGCGTGGCGACGATATTGACGCAGCTTGCGGTCAATTGGCAGGACAAGTACAAGATAAAACACGCCGCCAACAAAAATGGCAGCAGATTTTGGTTGAACAACAGAGCTGATTATGAAACTGAACATTTGGCAACCCATTATTTTAACTTTGGTTTTGGGCGCATGCGCCGGCCCGAAAGGTCCAAGCAGAGCGGAACGTGCAACACAAGTCGCCAATATCAAAACCCAGTTGGCTATCGAATACATGCGCGGGGGCGATTACCGTCAAGCAACGGTGAGCATTGAAGAGGCATTGAAAGCGGACAGCAGCAATGAAGATGCATGGCTGGTTCGCGCGCAAATCTATCAATATCTTAAAGTTCGCGAAAAGGCGCAGGAAAGCTTCCAAAAAGCCCTATCTTTGAAACCTGACAATGCGGAAATCAACAATAACTATGGCTGGTTCTTGTGCAGCGAGATGAATAATCCTGCCCAGTCCATCAGTTATTTTGACAAAGCCCTGGCCGATCCGACTTATCCTTCTCCGTTTATCGCCAACCTCAACAAGGGCATTTGCAGCGCGAAGATGGGACAATATTCGCTGGCAGAAGCTTATCTCGAACGCTCTTTGGCTGCGCAACCTCAATTCCCGCCTGCGTTTAAAGAATTGGCAAGAACCAAAATGCTGGCAGGCAATTTAAACGAAGCGGACTATTATTTCCGTCAATACCAAAGCAAAGTCGATGTCTTGCAGGCAGATGATTTGCTGCTGGGTTGGAAATTGGCAACCGCTTTGGGCAATAGCCAGGCAGCCTACGAATACGAAGCCCAGTTAAGGGCAAACTTCCCCTACTCGGAACAATTACAGGCAGTAACCACAGGTAAGTAACTACATGGAAAATCAAAAGAAAAACGAATACGACATTCAAGCTGCCAAATCATTGGGTGATGAGCTGGGACAACTCAGACACAAATCAGGTTGGGATATTGACGAAGTAGCGAGACGGTTGAAACTGTCTGCCGAACAAATTGAAGCACTTGAAAAAGGAGACTATTCTTTCTTTTCAGGATTGGTCTTCGTTATGGGCTATCTGCGTTCTTATGCCCGTCTATTGAAAATCGATGAAACAACCATTACAGGTCGTCTGAAAGCCATTTCCGCGCCGGAAGAAGACCATGTCTATCTGGTTGATCGCAAACAAAATGCCGGCTTGAACTACCAAGATGGTGAAAAAGTCGGTTTTCCCAAATGGGTTTTGGGCATGGCGGCGCTCATCCTGCTTGGCGGCGGTATTTATGTTTGGCAAAGCAAGTCCAATCATGAAAACGAACAACAAGTCGCGCAAAACAGCGATGCAGTACGCAACAGTATGCAGACGCCGGATTTGAAAAAAGAAAATGTTGCCGTTTCCAATATGGCAGAAAACGGCAAACAAGAAATATCCAATGCCGAAAAAGCAGCTTCAAGTGTCGCCGCATCCGAAGCAGCGGCATCCGCACCTGAAGTCAAAGTCGATTCAGACGAGCTTTGGATTAAAGTCCAATACCGAAGCAATCTGATTATCACCGACAAGAAAGGTACCATGATTTTCAGCCGGATCATTCCCGCAGGAAGCGAAAGGCGTTTTAAAGGCGGTGCGCCCTACAATGTCTGGATCGGTATTGCCACAGGCGCACAAGCCAATTACGGCGGGACAACCATCAATCTGGCAGAATACCGGGTTGCCGGTGAAAAATCAGCTTCCTTTGTAGCAGGAAAAAAATAAAGATGAACACATCCAAACGCCGCCAAACCCATCAAGTACAAATCGATCATCTCACCGTCGGTTCGGATGCACCCGTTGTCGTGCAATCAATGACCAATACCGACACCGCAGATGCTAAAGCAACCGCCCTGCAAGTCAAAGAATTGAGCGATGCAGGCTCAGAAATGGTGCGCATTACCGTCAACAGCCCGGAAGCCGCCTCCAAAGTTGCCGAAATCCGCCAGCGTTTGGACGACATGGGTTACACCACCCCGCTGATTGGCGACTTCCATTTCAATGGCGAACGTCTGTTGGCAGAATTTCCCGAGTGCGGCAAAGCCTTGTCCAAATACCGTATCAACCCCGGTAATGTCGGCAAAGGCGCAAAAGGCGATGAAAAATTTGCCTATATGATTCGGACTGCTGCCGAAAACGACAAAGCCGTCCGTATCGGCGTCAACTGGGGTTCGCTTGACCAAAGCCTCGCCAAGCGCATGATGGATGCCAATCTGGCGTCCTCATCGCCCAAACCGCCCGAAGAAATCATGAAAGAAGCCTTGATTATTTCGGCGTTGGAATCTGCTGAAAAAGCCGTCCGATTAGGTTTGCCTGAAAACAAAATCATCTTGTCGTGCAAGGTCAGCTCCGTTCAAGATTTGATTCAGGTTTACCGCGAACTGGGCAGCCGCTGCCAATATCCGCTCCACTTAGGCTTGACAGAAGCAGGCATGGGCAGCAAAGGCATTGTCGCTTCGACTGCTGCCTTGGCCGTACTGCTTCAAGAAGGTATCGGCGACACCATCCGCATTTCCCTGACCCCTGAACCCGGCAGCTCGCGCACGCAGGAAGTCATCGTCGGTCAGGAAATTCTACAAACCATGGGACTGCGCTCGTTTACCCCCATGGTTACCGCCTGCCCGGGCTGCGGACGCACCACCAGCACAGTCTTCCAAGAGCTTGCCCAAGACGTACAAAATTACCTTCGCCAAAAAATGACCGTATGGCGCACCCTTTACCCCGGTGTAGAATCTTTAAACGTTGCCGTCATGGGTTGCGTCGTTAACGGACCGGGCGAAAGCAAACTGGCAGACATCGGCATCAGCCTGCCCGGAACCGGTGAAACCCCTGTTGCCCCGGTTTATGTTGACGGAGAACGCAAAGTGACTTTAAAAGGCGACAACATTGCAGCCGAATTCTTAGAGATTGTCGAAGAATACGTCAAAGTCAATTATTGCGAAGGCGGTGCAAAACGCAATCAAAACCGTATCATCCCGATACAGTCAGCTTGATAGGCATGAGAATAAAAGGTCGTCTGAAAAACATTCAGACGACCTTTTGGTTTGCCGGTATATTTATTAATGAAAATTAGGAAGAGGTAGAGAAATAGACCAGTTCTTGGAATATTCAGCCCGTTAGAAACTTGGTCATGCTAAATTTGTTAGGCACGAGGTTTTGCCCATTCGCTATTTTCAAATTAACCTCAAACTCAAAAAAAAGGCGATACCTTTCAGTACCGCCAAAGCTGCTTTGGTGATGAAACCTGTTATTTCGAGGCGCAACGGAAGCCTAGGTTGTGCAGGACGTATTTCGATTGCAGGCTAGTGCGAATGCCGTAGCGCAGGAAGGCGGCGTAATTTGATGGGTCACTGGAGCCTACGGATGCGCCGCTGCAAAACATTTGCGTATCGGCATTGCCTGACGAGAGCAGGCTGCTGTTGAAGTCTTCCGTCCATTCCCAAATCAGGCCGTGCATATCGTAAATGCCCCAGTAGTTGGGTTTGCTTTTACCGACATCGTGCAAGCCGTTTCTGCCGCCGTCTGCATACCAGTCAAGAATGGTACGGTTGTAGCCGGGTTCGGCAGAACCGTTTTTCTGTGTGGCGGAGGCAAGTCCGGCAAATTCCCATTGGTCTATGGTCGGCAGGCGTTTGCCTTGCGCAGTACAGTAGGCATTGGCGGCAAACCAAGATACGTTGGTTACCGGATGTTTCAGTTCGTTGGGTTTGGGCGCGTAGCTGTTGCTGCCTGTTTTAACCCAGTGTTTGAGGTAGGCAGGTTCGGCTTGTTTGGAGCTGACTTTGCCTTTTTGCCACTGCGGGTGTTTTTTGACAAACTCTGCAAATTCGGCATTGGTAACGGGATATTTGTCGATTTGGAAGGGTTTGACTTTAATGATGCTTGTTTCTTTCTTCAGATAGAGCGGGCGGTAGCTGCCTCCTTCAACTTTTGCCATTTCGGCCGCTGCTGCACTGCCGCTTGCGACAAGGGTAAAGAAGGCGAGGAGTGGTATGAGTTTCATAACGGGCTTTCTAATCTGAATGCGGGGTATTAGGCTTTGATTATATAGCGAAACCGGATAAAAATCCTTAGAGGCCGTCTGATTATTGTGCTTTTGGCTTGTCGGGTTCGTGAATGCTTGAAACCGGTTTTTCAGACGACCTTCGATACTTGATAGGTCGTCTGAAAAACCAATCTTTCGATTGGTTGTGGAAGAAAGCCACTGTTGTCCTTGCATCAGCCGGAACAGCAGTGGCTTTTTTCTGTCTCTACGCCGAGATGACTGGATTAGTAGCCGCCTTTACCTGCAGATGCTGCGGAAGCAGGAGCTGCGGAATCAGCTGGAGCAGAAGCAGCAGGGGCAGAAGCAGCAGGGGCAGAAGCGGCACCGCTACCTACATAGGCTTTATCTTCCAGTTTTTTGGTCATGATTTCAGGGTTTTCTGCGCCCTCTACTTTCAGTTGACCCAACGCGCCTTTGTTGAATGCACGGAAGATAGAGTGGTCAACCAAAGTATAGCTGCCCGGAATATCGGCTTTAAATTCGACAATCGCTGCACCACCGGCAGGGATCAGGGTACTTTGTACGTTTTCGTTGATCAGTTTGCCGCCTTCTACGTAAACTTTATCGAAGATTTCACCGATAACGTGGAAGGAAGAAACGAGGTTCGGACCACCGTTACCAACGTACATACGGACGGTTTCGCCTGCTTTAGCTTTCAGAGCGTTGTCGCCGGCGATAGAACCTACGTGGCCGTTAAATACAACATATTCAGGTTGTTCTGCGATGGCTTTGTCCATATCGAATGGTTGCAGGCCTTGCGCACCTTTTTTGCCTTTGGTGTAGAAGTCACCTTGTACGATGTAGAACTCTTTGTCCACTTTAGGCAGGCCTTCTTTAGGTTCAACCAAAATCAGACCGTACATACCGTTGGCGATGTGCATACCGACAGGGGCAACGGCACAGTGATAGATGTACAGACCGGGTTGCAGGGCTTTGAAGCTGAATGTAGAAGTACGGCCCGGAGCAGTGAAGCTGGCTTCTGCACCACCGCCTTGACCGGTAGCAGCGTGGAAGTCAACATTGTGCGGTACAGTAGAAGACGGGTTGTTAGAGAATTCGATATCCACGGTATCGCCTTCGCGTACACGGATCATGCGACCCGGAACGTCGCCGTCAAATGTCCAGTAGTGGTATTCCACGCCATCGTCCATTTTCATGGTTTTTTCGATGGTTTCCATTTTTACGCGTACACGTGCAGGATGGTCGC is a genomic window containing:
- a CDS encoding formylglycine-generating enzyme family protein, which codes for MKLIPLLAFFTLVASGSAAAAEMAKVEGGSYRPLYLKKETSIIKVKPFQIDKYPVTNAEFAEFVKKHPQWQKGKVSSKQAEPAYLKHWVKTGSNSYAPKPNELKHPVTNVSWFAANAYCTAQGKRLPTIDQWEFAGLASATQKNGSAEPGYNRTILDWYADGGRNGLHDVGKSKPNYWGIYDMHGLIWEWTEDFNSSLLSSGNADTQMFCSGASVGSSDPSNYAAFLRYGIRTSLQSKYVLHNLGFRCASK
- the ispG gene encoding flavodoxin-dependent (E)-4-hydroxy-3-methylbut-2-enyl-diphosphate synthase, whose amino-acid sequence is MNTSKRRQTHQVQIDHLTVGSDAPVVVQSMTNTDTADAKATALQVKELSDAGSEMVRITVNSPEAASKVAEIRQRLDDMGYTTPLIGDFHFNGERLLAEFPECGKALSKYRINPGNVGKGAKGDEKFAYMIRTAAENDKAVRIGVNWGSLDQSLAKRMMDANLASSSPKPPEEIMKEALIISALESAEKAVRLGLPENKIILSCKVSSVQDLIQVYRELGSRCQYPLHLGLTEAGMGSKGIVASTAALAVLLQEGIGDTIRISLTPEPGSSRTQEVIVGQEILQTMGLRSFTPMVTACPGCGRTTSTVFQELAQDVQNYLRQKMTVWRTLYPGVESLNVAVMGCVVNGPGESKLADIGISLPGTGETPVAPVYVDGERKVTLKGDNIAAEFLEIVEEYVKVNYCEGGAKRNQNRIIPIQSA
- a CDS encoding helix-turn-helix domain-containing protein, with translation MENQKKNEYDIQAAKSLGDELGQLRHKSGWDIDEVARRLKLSAEQIEALEKGDYSFFSGLVFVMGYLRSYARLLKIDETTITGRLKAISAPEEDHVYLVDRKQNAGLNYQDGEKVGFPKWVLGMAALILLGGGIYVWQSKSNHENEQQVAQNSDAVRNSMQTPDLKKENVAVSNMAENGKQEISNAEKAASSVAASEAAASAPEVKVDSDELWIKVQYRSNLIITDKKGTMIFSRIIPAGSERRFKGGAPYNVWIGIATGAQANYGGTTINLAEYRVAGEKSASFVAGKK
- the pilW gene encoding type IV pilus biogenesis/stability protein PilW, which codes for MKLNIWQPIILTLVLGACAGPKGPSRAERATQVANIKTQLAIEYMRGGDYRQATVSIEEALKADSSNEDAWLVRAQIYQYLKVREKAQESFQKALSLKPDNAEINNNYGWFLCSEMNNPAQSISYFDKALADPTYPSPFIANLNKGICSAKMGQYSLAEAYLERSLAAQPQFPPAFKELARTKMLAGNLNEADYYFRQYQSKVDVLQADDLLLGWKLATALGNSQAAYEYEAQLRANFPYSEQLQAVTTGK
- the nirK gene encoding copper-containing nitrite reductase, with product MKRQALAAIIASVFALAACGEQAAQKPAEQTASAPATAEAPASSTQTAAETPAADLPVIDAVTTHAPEVPPAIDRDHPARVRVKMETIEKTMKMDDGVEYHYWTFDGDVPGRMIRVREGDTVDIEFSNNPSSTVPHNVDFHAATGQGGGAEASFTAPGRTSTFSFKALQPGLYIYHCAVAPVGMHIANGMYGLILVEPKEGLPKVDKEFYIVQGDFYTKGKKGAQGLQPFDMDKAIAEQPEYVVFNGHVGSIAGDNALKAKAGETVRMYVGNGGPNLVSSFHVIGEIFDKVYVEGGKLINENVQSTLIPAGGAAIVEFKADIPGSYTLVDHSIFRAFNKGALGQLKVEGAENPEIMTKKLEDKAYVGSGAASAPAASAPAASAPADSAAPASAASAGKGGY
- the rlmN gene encoding 23S rRNA (adenine(2503)-C(2))-methyltransferase RlmN — translated: MKTNLLNYDLNGLTHHFAEMGEKPFRAKQVMRWIHQAGAQSFDEMTDLAKSLRLKLNEQASVDVPKLMMAQESTDGTRKWLLDVGTGNGVETVFIPEAERGTLCISSQVGCALECTFCSTGRQGFNRNLTAAEIIGQLWWANKAMGVTPKNERVISNVVMMGMGEPMANFDNVVTALSIMLDDHGYGLSRRRVTVSTSGMVPQMDRLRDAMPVALAVSLHASNDEVRDQIVPLNKKYPLKELMAACQRYLVKAPRDFITFEYVMLDGINDKAQHARELIELVKDVPCKFNLIPFNPFPNSGYERSTNENIRVFRDILQQAGFVVTVRKTRGDDIDAACGQLAGQVQDKTRRQQKWQQILVEQQS